A DNA window from Planctomycetota bacterium contains the following coding sequences:
- a CDS encoding PIG-L family deacetylase — MNIAVLAAHPDDAELGLGATMALLVSQGHRVLIIDATNGEPTPHGDPATRAKEAAEAARILGVERVNLGWTNRAVIHDLPSRHALAGQLRLNKIDLMFVPHPLDAHPDHLALCRIGIDARFDAKLTKSALAGDPHHPRRLLHYFCTHLKNIPQPDLIVDCAGFEQKKMRAIAAYKSQFEANPGNRSLPKWVEAMGRFYGSRINSEFGEPITSPECVGVRDLASLLP; from the coding sequence ATGAACATCGCGGTCCTGGCGGCCCACCCCGACGACGCGGAACTTGGACTCGGCGCCACCATGGCGCTGCTGGTTTCGCAAGGGCACCGCGTGCTCATCATCGACGCCACCAACGGCGAGCCCACCCCCCACGGCGATCCGGCGACGCGGGCGAAGGAGGCGGCCGAGGCCGCGAGGATCCTCGGCGTCGAGCGCGTCAATCTGGGCTGGACCAACCGCGCCGTGATCCACGACCTTCCCTCGCGCCACGCGCTCGCCGGGCAGCTGCGCCTGAACAAGATCGACCTGATGTTCGTGCCCCATCCGCTGGACGCGCACCCGGACCACCTGGCCCTCTGCCGCATTGGCATTGACGCCCGCTTCGACGCCAAGCTGACCAAGTCCGCCCTGGCCGGCGACCCCCACCATCCGCGGCGGCTTCTGCACTATTTCTGCACGCATCTGAAGAACATTCCCCAGCCCGACCTGATCGTGGATTGCGCCGGGTTCGAGCAGAAGAAGATGCGGGCGATCGCCGCGTACAAAAGCCAGTTCGAGGCCAACCCCGGCAACCGCTCCCTGCCCAAATGGGTCGAGGCGATGGGCCGCTTCTACGGCAGCCGGATCAACTCGGAGTTCGGCGAGCCGATCACGTCGCCGGAATGCGTCGGCGTGCGCGACCTCGCGTCGCTTCTGCCCTGA